The following proteins are co-located in the Gorilla gorilla gorilla isolate KB3781 chromosome 18, NHGRI_mGorGor1-v2.1_pri, whole genome shotgun sequence genome:
- the ZKSCAN2 gene encoding zinc finger protein with KRAB and SCAN domains 2 — translation MAVALDSQIDAPLEVEGCLIMKVEKDPEWASEPILEGSDSSETFRKCFRQFCYEDVTGPHEAFSKLWELCCRWLKPELRSKEQILELLVIEQFLTILPEKIQAWAQKQCPQSGEEAVALVLHLEKKTGRLRQQVSSPVHREKHAPLGAAWEVADFQPEQVETQPRAVSREEPGSLHSGHQEQLNRKRERRPLPKNARPSAWVPALADEWNTLDQEVTTTRLPAGSQEPVKDVHVARGFSYRKNVHQIPAQRDLYRDFRKENVGNVVSLGSAVSTSNKITRLEQRKEPWTLGLHSSNKRSILRSNYVKEKSVHAIQVPARSAGKTWREQQQWGLEDEKIAGVHWSYEETKTFLAILKESRFYETLQACPRNSQVYGAVAEWLRECGFLRTPEQCRTKFKSLQKSYRKVRNGHMLEPCAFFEDLDALLNPAARAPSTDKPKEMIPVPRLKRIAISTKEHISLVEEEEAAEDSDGDEIGIEFIRKSEIHGAPVLFQNLSGVHWGYEETKTFLDILRETRFYEALQACHRKSKLYGAVAEQLRECGFLRTPEQCRTKFKSLQKSYRKVKNGHVLESCAFYKEMDALINSQASAPSPSTPEEVPSPSRQERGGIEVEPQELTGWEPEETSQEAVIEDSCSERMSEEEIVQEPEFQGPPGLLQSPNDFEIGSSIKEDPTQIVYKDMEQHRALIEKSKRVVSQSTDPSKYRKRECISGRQWENLQGIRQGKPMSQPRDLGKAVVHQRPFVGKRPYRLLKYGESFGRSTRLMCRMTHHKENPYKCGVCGKCFGRSRSLIRHQRIHTGEKPFKCLDCGKSFNDSSNFGAHQRIHTGEKPYRCGECGKCFSQSSSLIIHQRTHTGEKPYQCGECGKSFTNSSHFSAHRRVHTGENPYKCVDCEKSFSNCTRFREHRRIHTGEKPYGCAQCGKRFSKSSVLTKHREVHVREKPLPHPPSLYCPENPHKGKTDEFRKTF, via the exons ATGGCTGTCGCCCTCGACTCTCAGATCGACGCGCCCCTGGAGGTTGAGGGATGCCTAATAATGAAGGTGGAAAAGGACCCCGAGTGGGCATCAGAGCCCATTCTGGAAGGATCGGATAGCTCTGAGACCTTCCGCAAATGCTTCAGGCAATTCTGTTATGAGGATGTGACTGGACCCCATGAAGCTTTCAGTAAACTCTGGGAACTTTGCTGCCGGTGGCTGAAGCCAGAACTGCGTTCCAAGGAGCAAATACTTGAGCTGCTGGTGATTGAGCAGTTTCTCACCATTTTACCCGAGAAGATTCAGGCTTGGGCACAGAAGCAGTGTCCGCAAAGTGGAGAGGAAGCGGTGGCCCTGGTATTGCATTTGGAGAAAAAGACTGGAAGACTAAGACAGCAG GTCAGCAGTCCCGTGCACCGGGAGAAGCACGCCCCACTTGGAGCAGCGTGGGAGGTGGCAGACTTCCAGCCAGAGCAGGTGGAGACCCAGCCCAGGGCGGTGTCTCGGGAGGAACCTGGAAGCCTCCACTCAGGACACCAGGAACAGCTGAACCGAAAGCGAGAACGTCGGCCCTTACCCAAGAATG CTCGGCCTTCTGCCTGGGTTCCTGCCCTTGCTGATGAATGGAATACCCTAGATCAGGAAGTGACAACCACACGGCTTCCTGCTGGGTCCCAG GAACCAGTGAAAGATGTCCACGTGGCCAGAGGCTTTTCCTACAGAAAGAATGTGCATCAGATTCCTGCCCAAAGGGACCTCTACCGGGATTTCAGGAAGGAGAATGTTGGGAACGTGGTCTCCCTGG GAAGTGCAGTGTCTACATCTAACAAGATAACCCGGTTGGAACAGAGAAAGGAGCCATGGACTCTAGGTCTGCATTCCTCTAACAAGAGAAGTATCCTACGAAGCAACTATGTCAAGGAAAAGTCAGTTCATGCTATTCAGGTCCCTGCAAGGAGTGCAGGAAAAACATGGAGAGAGCAGCAGCAGTGGGGTTTAGAAGATGAAAAGATAGCAGGTGTGCATTGGAGCTATGAGGAAACAAAGACTTTCCTGGCAATTCTCAAAGAGTCTCGCTTTTATGAAACACTTCAGGCCTGTCCCCGAAATAGCCAAGTGTATGGTGCTGTGGCTGAATGGTTGCGAGAATGTGGCTTCCTTAGAACCCCAGAACAGTGTCGAACCAAGTTCAAAAGTCTCCAGAAAAGCTATCGAAAGGTGAGAAATGGCCACATGCTAGAACCCTGCGCCTTCTTTGAGGACTTGGATGCTTTGTTGAACCCTGCAGCCCGTGCTCCGTCTACTGATAAACCAAAGGAGATGATACCTGTCCCCAGACTGAAGAGAATTGCCATCAGCACTAAGGAACACATCAGcttggtggaggaggaggaagctgcagaagattCTGATGGTGATGAAATAGGCATCGAATTTATCCGCAAGTCCGAAATCCATGGTGCTCCTGTCTTGTTTCAGAACCTCAGTG GCGTGCACTGGGGCTATGAAGAAACCAAGACTTTTCTTGATATCCTCCGTGAGACTCGGTTTTATGAAGCACTTCAAGCCTGTCATCGGAAGAGCAAGTTGTATGGGGCTGTAGCTGAACAGCTTCGAGAGTGCGGCTTCCTCCGGACACCAGAACAGTGCCGAACCAAGTTCAAAAGCCTTCAGAAGAGTTACCGCAAGGTGAAAAATGGCCACGTGCTAGAGTCCTGCGCGTTCTACAAGGAGATGGATGCCCTGATTAACTCTCAGGCATCTGCTCCTTCCCCCAGCACCCCAGAGGAAGTCCCATCACCTTCAAGGCAAGAAAGAGGGGGTATTGAGGTTGAACCCCAGGAACTTACAGGCTGGGAACCTGAAGAGACCTCACAGGAGGCAGTAATAGAAGACTCTTGCAGTGAGAGAATGAGCGAGGAGGAAATTGTGCAAGAGCCAGAATTCCAGGGACCTCCAGGTCTACTGCAGAGCCCAAATG attttgaaatcgGAAGTAGCATCAAGGAGGATCCAACACAGATAGTATATAAGGACATGGAACAGCATAGGGCATTAATAGAAAAGTCTAAAAGAGTTGTTTCCCAGAGTACCGACCCCAGCAAATATCGCAAAAGGGAATGCATCTCAGGAAGACAATGGGAAAATCTTCAAGGAATTAGACAGGGAAAGCCGATGTCTCAGCCTAGAGATTTAGGGAAAGCCGTTGTGCATCAGAGGCCTTTTGTAGGGAAGAGACCCTACAGACTTCTCAAATATGGAGAAAGCTTTGGAAGGAGCACTCGTCTGATGTGCCGGATGACCCACCACAAGGAGAATCCTTACAAGTGTGGTGTCTGTGGGAAGTGCTTTGGTAGAAGCAGGAGCCTGATCAGACACCAAAGAATCCACACAGGCGAAAAACCTTTTAAATGTCTTGACTGTGGAAAAAGCTTTAATGACTCCTCAAATTTTGGTGCCCACCAGAGAAtccacacaggagagaaaccctacagatGCGGAGAGTGTGGAAAATGCTTTAGTCAGAGCTCTAGTCTTATTATACATCAGAGAACGCACACCGGTGAGAAGCCCTATCAGTGTGGAGAGTGTGGGAAAAGTTTCACCAACAGTTCTCATTTCAGCGCCCACCGGAGAGTTCACACTGGGGAGAATCCCTACAAATGTGTGGACTGTGAAAAAAGTTTCAGTAACTGTACGAGATTTCGAGAACATCGGAGAATacacactggagagaagccctatGGATGTGCCCAGTGTGGCAAACGTTTCAGTAAGAGTTCTGTTCTTACCAAACATCGGGAAGTTCATGTGAGAGAAAAGCCTCTGCCACACCCTCCATCTCTGTATTGCCCTGAGAACCCACATAAGGGAAAGACTGATGAATTTAGGAAAACTTTTTGA
- the LOC101152139 gene encoding uncharacterized protein, with translation MQKPGLFSKQDVTAQCGKAGRRRTAGPGGGVSATPGSGAERRDPEWVGPDVQAPPGARFRARVTAARPGRCGCCWGRRIRERCRALSGPRRPRPSSGNRCPPRKGRKNCSARKGEELRGEARPSSGQRPAAGVRPHPLGRRRARGALGTADTHAPPATERRGARARRPRGRGAGGGGAVWWTLARARGDSSLRDSRIVEGRGGSSPGRRDTGILGNLPSRVPLQAAIPGGGGASLRRRSRHWVLAAGEGEHGSGDSCVWRRDTAFRWRDLFRVPGPGLRSGMERVPRPCGTFFPWRRCTARRGAFLAEVSVRGPRPFPARSHLGPLVGPGVGEVHVVDPDEKGGHRGLGARVQPARPQLALFWCCPVPEFIDPAFPLLSTYYVPGCALRM, from the exons ATGCAAAAGCCCGGCCTCTTCTCCAAACAAGATGTGACCGCGCAATGTG GAAAGGCTGGGCGGAGGCGGACAGCCGGGCCGGGAGGGGGTGTGTCCGCTACTCCCGGGTCGGGCGCGGAAAGGCGAGACCCCGAGTGGGTGGGGCCGGATGTGCAGGCCCCGCCCGGCGCCAGGTTCCGGGCTCGGGTCACCGCAGCACGTCCAGGCCGCTGCGGGTGCTGCTGGGGCCGCCGGATTCGAGAGCGGTGCCGGGCTCTTTCGGGCCCACGACGGCCCCGACCGTCCTCAGGAAACCGCTGCCCACCGAGGAAAGGCCGCAAAAACTGTTCCGCCCGGAAGGGAGAAGAGCTGCGGGGCGAAGCCAGGCCTAGCAGTGGGCAGCGGCCGGCTGCTGGCGTTCGGCCTCATCCACTCGGCCGGCGGAGAGCGCGGGGGGCGCTGGGAACCGCAGACACGCATGCGCCGCCTGCCACCGAGCGCCGCGGGGCCCGCGCGAGGCGTCCTCGCGGgcgaggggctgggggagggggggcCGTGTGGTGGACTCTCGCGAGAGCGCGCGGCGACTCGTCGCTGAGGGACTCTAGGATTGTAGAGGGGCGCGGAGGGTCCTCCCCGGGGCGGAGGGACACAGGGATTCTAGGGAACCTGCCGTCGCGAGTCCCGCTTCAGGCGGCGATTCCAGGCGGCGGCGGGGCCTCCCTGAGGCGGAGGAGTCGGCACTGGGTCCTGGCTGCCGGGGAAGGAGAGCACGGGAGCGGGGACTCGTGTGTCTGGCGGAGGGACACGGCGTTCCGGTGGAGGGATCTTTTCCGTGTACCTGGTCCAGGGCTGCGGTCGGGGATGGAGCGGGTACCCCGACCCTGCGGGACCTTCTTCCCCTGGCGGAGGTGCACGGCGCGGCGTGGTGCTTTTCTGGCGGAAGTATCTGTGCGTGGCCCCAGGCCCTTCCCGGCGCGGTCTCATCTGGGGCCACTTGTTGGCCCTGGCGTTGGGGAGGTTCATGTGGTGGATCCTGATGAGAAGGGGGGTCACAGGGGTCTCGGGGCCAGGGTTCAGCCAGCCAGGCCCCAGCTTGCTCTCTTCTGGTGCTGCCCCGTCCCCGAATTCATAGACCCGGCTTTCCCtctcttgagcacctactatgtgccagggtgCGCTTTGCGCATGTAG